One genomic region from Athalia rosae chromosome 3, iyAthRosa1.1, whole genome shotgun sequence encodes:
- the LOC105691721 gene encoding G-protein coupled receptor Mth2-like isoform X2 has protein sequence MVAGIISWCPSKIRALFTSRAVLVLFLISSYPPKVALADKGNVIFCPVEPNVGETRECLCNVKACLAICPPLNDTRTNGSLEEIEDFGRFQGIPHVYRSDLTIDLEGTVPPEKWFHIFEWDPCEGGPAYDLQPDKYPADEFYLLRNGTLFFPRLEGDFMFLDSKLYCLGRFGNDSNYTPRVCSPVEEEKTDPYATANYVGAIISVPFLIVTIVVYSVLKELRNIHGSTLRCYLFCLIATYITLAIDRILPPDYSAGPFCLFVGFTIYISFLASFFWLNVMSVDIWWRFGGFGSLMSRGKEHDRDKFLWYSIYAWGCPIILTAICIGMEFAPGIPESIIRPGFRLRACWFDTKTAGALYFFGPVSLTIACNIGFFISTSVKMIQQNRNAKLQLNSADSQRHDDNKLWFGLYLKLFVVMGISWSTEVISWAWESPQYIWITFYISKLGRFSRSQRW, from the exons ATGGTGGCTGGAATTATCAGCTGGTGTCCTTCAAAGATCAGGGCCTTATTTACGTCACGCGCGGTTCTCGTTCTTTTCCTCATTTCCTCATATCCTCCAAAAGTGGCTCTTGCAGATAAGGGGAATGTGATATTTTGCCCAGTTGAACCGAACGTCGGAGAAACTCGAGAATGTCTCTGCAACGTTAAAGCATGCCTGGCTATCTGTCCTCCTCTCAATGACACGAGGACGAACGGAAGCCTcgaagaaatagaagattttggaagatttcaaGGCATTCCGCATGTCTACAGATCAGACTTGACCATTGACCTCGAGGGTACCGTGCCCCCCGAAAAATGGTTTCACATTTTCGAATGGGATCCATGCGAGGGAGGTCCAGCGTACGATTTGCAACCAGACAAATACCCAGCGGACGAGTTCTACCTCCTGAGGAATGGGACCCTGTTTTTTCCGAGACTGGAGGGGGATTTCATGTTTTTGGATTCCAAGTTGTATTGCTTGGGGCGGTTTGGTAATGATTCGAACTACACTCCGCGGGTGTGCTCACCggtggaagaggagaaaacggATCCTTATGCAACCGCGAATTACGTCGGCGCCATAATTTCCGTACCTTTCTTGATCGTCACGATAGTTGTCTACTCGGTTTTGAAAGAGCTAAGGAACATCCACGGATCAACCCTCAGATGCTACTTGTTCTGCCTCATAGCAACTTACATTACTCTGGCGATCGATCGGATACTTCCTCCTGACTATAGCGCTGGTCCGTTCTGCCTATTCGTTG GTTTTACGATCTACATCTCGTTTCTCGCCAGTTTCTTCTGGCTGAATGTGATGAGCGTCGACATTTGGTGGAGATTCGG GGGGTTTGGCTCTCTCATGAGCAGAGGTAAGGAGCACGACCGTGACAAGTTTCTCTGGTATTCCATTTACGCGTGGGGATGCCCGATTATTCTCACAGCGATTTGCATCGGCATGGAATTCGCTCCTGGCATTCCAGAGTCGATTATCCGTCCGGGGTTCAGGCTGAGGGCGTGTTGGTTTGACA CCAAAACCGCCGGagctttgtatttttttgggCCGGTGAGCCTCACGATAGCCTGTAATATCGGCTTCTTTATTTCAACTTCGGTTAAAATGATTCAACAGAATCGAAATGCGAAACTTCAACTGAACAGCGCAGACAGTCAGCGTCACGACGATAATAAATTATG GTTTGGTCTGTATTTGAAGCTGTTCGTCGTAATGGGTATCAGTTGGTCGACGGAAGTAATCTCCTGGGCTTGGGAGAGCCCCCAGTACATCTG GATCACCTTCTACATCTCGAAGCTTGGACGATTTTCCAGGAGCCAAAGATGGTAA
- the LOC105691721 gene encoding G-protein coupled receptor Mth2-like isoform X1 encodes MVAGIISWCPSKIRALFTSRAVLVLFLISSYPPKVALADKGNVIFCPVEPNVGETRECLCNVKACLAICPPLNDTRTNGSLEEIEDFGRFQGIPHVYRSDLTIDLEGTVPPEKWFHIFEWDPCEGGPAYDLQPDKYPADEFYLLRNGTLFFPRLEGDFMFLDSKLYCLGRFGNDSNYTPRVCSPVEEEKTDPYATANYVGAIISVPFLIVTIVVYSVLKELRNIHGSTLRCYLFCLIATYITLAIDRILPPDYSAGPFCLFVGFTIYISFLASFFWLNVMSVDIWWRFGGFGSLMSRGKEHDRDKFLWYSIYAWGCPIILTAICIGMEFAPGIPESIIRPGFRLRACWFDTKTAGALYFFGPVSLTIACNIGFFISTSVKMIQQNRNAKLQLNSADSQRHDDNKLWFGLYLKLFVVMGISWSTEVISWAWESPQYIWYVTDMVNALQGLLIFFIFVWKKKIWLSLKKRFKNLRVSWKGCISIPETSTGSPSTSRSLDDFPGAKDGNVSIILNEIRNPTTAHDSEDRLRK; translated from the exons ATGGTGGCTGGAATTATCAGCTGGTGTCCTTCAAAGATCAGGGCCTTATTTACGTCACGCGCGGTTCTCGTTCTTTTCCTCATTTCCTCATATCCTCCAAAAGTGGCTCTTGCAGATAAGGGGAATGTGATATTTTGCCCAGTTGAACCGAACGTCGGAGAAACTCGAGAATGTCTCTGCAACGTTAAAGCATGCCTGGCTATCTGTCCTCCTCTCAATGACACGAGGACGAACGGAAGCCTcgaagaaatagaagattttggaagatttcaaGGCATTCCGCATGTCTACAGATCAGACTTGACCATTGACCTCGAGGGTACCGTGCCCCCCGAAAAATGGTTTCACATTTTCGAATGGGATCCATGCGAGGGAGGTCCAGCGTACGATTTGCAACCAGACAAATACCCAGCGGACGAGTTCTACCTCCTGAGGAATGGGACCCTGTTTTTTCCGAGACTGGAGGGGGATTTCATGTTTTTGGATTCCAAGTTGTATTGCTTGGGGCGGTTTGGTAATGATTCGAACTACACTCCGCGGGTGTGCTCACCggtggaagaggagaaaacggATCCTTATGCAACCGCGAATTACGTCGGCGCCATAATTTCCGTACCTTTCTTGATCGTCACGATAGTTGTCTACTCGGTTTTGAAAGAGCTAAGGAACATCCACGGATCAACCCTCAGATGCTACTTGTTCTGCCTCATAGCAACTTACATTACTCTGGCGATCGATCGGATACTTCCTCCTGACTATAGCGCTGGTCCGTTCTGCCTATTCGTTG GTTTTACGATCTACATCTCGTTTCTCGCCAGTTTCTTCTGGCTGAATGTGATGAGCGTCGACATTTGGTGGAGATTCGG GGGGTTTGGCTCTCTCATGAGCAGAGGTAAGGAGCACGACCGTGACAAGTTTCTCTGGTATTCCATTTACGCGTGGGGATGCCCGATTATTCTCACAGCGATTTGCATCGGCATGGAATTCGCTCCTGGCATTCCAGAGTCGATTATCCGTCCGGGGTTCAGGCTGAGGGCGTGTTGGTTTGACA CCAAAACCGCCGGagctttgtatttttttgggCCGGTGAGCCTCACGATAGCCTGTAATATCGGCTTCTTTATTTCAACTTCGGTTAAAATGATTCAACAGAATCGAAATGCGAAACTTCAACTGAACAGCGCAGACAGTCAGCGTCACGACGATAATAAATTATG GTTTGGTCTGTATTTGAAGCTGTTCGTCGTAATGGGTATCAGTTGGTCGACGGAAGTAATCTCCTGGGCTTGGGAGAGCCCCCAGTACATCTGGTACGTTACCGACATGGTGAACGCTCTCCAGGGTCTTTTGATCTTTTTCATAttcgtatggaaaaaaaaaatctggttATCTCTGAAGAAGCGGTTTAAAAATTTGAGAGTAAGTTGGAAAGGGTGCATTTCAATCCCTGAAACATCTACAGGATCACCTTCTACATCTCGAAGCTTGGACGATTTTCCAGGAGCCAAAGATGGTAACGTCTCTATTATTCTCAACGAAATCAGAAATCCCACCACTGCGCACGACTCTGAAGACCGGCTgcggaaatga
- the LOC105691652 gene encoding facilitated trehalose transporter Tret1-2 homolog encodes MFQSISGAQIIAGLTASLVMLSTGYHYGWSSPSLPKLQSGEEDFTLTSGQGAWIVSMLTVGGLCGSPTATVLIDKIGRKLTLLLTSVPLICSGVLLCVAQGYWWLIAARFIAGIGTGMSYVASPMYVAEISSDNIRGALSSTLNYMSAFGTLVAYVVGPWVSRAVLASIGLIFPVAFALIFIWMPESPYFWIMKNKEEEAIKSLRRLKGVDEVTADVEKVKTSTTFDKQNAASYKDLVLVPGNRKALIIVLGLVIAQQFSGSMAILSYSGLIIDAAGSSLDSNISLIIIGLVQVGSSVLCIFVVDLAGRKVLLLGSALGVAVSLGAVAVYFQLQAAGIDVSSISLLPLLGLGVFLFAYAIGLGPLQQVVLGEVFPYNVKALAVMVTTLTGSLGAVTVAKLYQIVADLWGIQASLWGFAGITVLSALFILFFVPETKQKSLLNIQEQLHKTTESTTELEKSAK; translated from the exons ATGTTTCAATCGATAAGTGGGGCACAAATAATTGCCGGGCTTACGG CTTCTCTGGTGATGCTCTCTACAGGCTATCACTACGGATGGTCATCGCCATCGTTGCCGAAGTTGCAATCCGGTGAAGAAGATTTCACGCTAACCTCCGGCCAAGGAGCATGGATCGTCAGTATGCTCACCGTCGGCGGTCTTTGTGGTTCTCCAACGGCTACCGTTCTCATCGACAAAATAGGCAGAAAACTTACTCTGTTATTGACGTCTGTTCCGTTGATTTGCTCCGGCGTGCTACTCTGCGTAGCGCAAGGTTACTGGTGGCTAATCGCTGCAAG ATTCATAGCTGGTATCGGTACGGGTATGTCGTACGTAGCCTCACCGATGTACGTGGCAGAAATATCTAGCGACAATATCCGGGGTGCTCTTTCGTCAACCCTCAATTACATGTCGGCTTTTGGAACTCTGGTGGCGTACGTCGTCGGGCCGTGGGTCAGCAGGGCAGTCTTGGCGTCGATAGGGCTGATATTTCCCGTTGCTTTTgccttgatttttatttggaTGCCGGAATCGCCGTATTTCtggataatgaaaaataaagaggaagAGGCGATAAAGAGTTTGAGGAGGTTGAAGGGGGTCGATGAGGTTACCGCGGACGTTGAGAAGGTTAAAACGAGCACCACTTTTGACAAGCAAAATGCAGCTAGTTACAAAGATCTTGTCCTGGTGCCGGGGAATAGAAAA GCCCTGATCATTGTTCTGGGTCTTGTTATAGCCCAGCAATTCTCCGGTTCGATGGCGATTCTTTCGTACAGCGGCCTCATAATAGACGCAGCTGGATCATCGTTGGATTCGAACATTTCCCTGATCATCATCGGATTGGTCCAGGTCGGCAGCTCGGTACTGTGCATCTTCGTCGTTGATTTGGCGGGGCGCAAAGTCTTGCTGCTGGGATCCGCTTTGGGGGTGGCCGTATCTCTAGGTG cGGTGGCTGTGTACTTCCAGCTGCAGGCCGCAGGGATAGACGTTAGCTCGATTTCTCTGCTTCCCTTGCTCGGTTTGGGGGTGTTTCTGTTCGCTTACGCGATCGGCTTGGGACCCCTCCAACAGGTTGTACTCGGGGAAGTATTTCCGTACAACGTCAAGGCTTTGGCGGTGATGGTCACTACGTTAACGGGGTCCCTCGGCGCGGTGACGGTAGCGAAGCTTTACCAAATCGTAGCCGACTTATGGGGGATCCAAGCGTCGCTTTGGGGATTCGCAGGGATCACAGTGTTATCGGCTTtgttcatattatttttcgttcccgAGACGAAGCAGAAATCGTTGTTGAACATTCAAGAGCAGTTGCACAAAACAACGGAATCGACGACAGAGTTGGAAAAATCTGCCAAATGA
- the LOC105691648 gene encoding probable G-protein coupled receptor B0563.6 — translation MLTGVIYGLPLCCEANNTSWNFNNLDEFDKNEEEIRKRLFYVQWMAYGVVAPIFLAAGIFGNVLTLVALSSSSLRGVTYVYLTGLAVADIGVVVFWVPIAARLGYGISGYYLAAVYHAHVELVAVNTFMAASVFIMACLTVDRYLSVFLPGRLRGGYIRRNSNAAIAVSFLVGFLVSVPLGAMRSVYEQQDGPDVIFTLRENTLVTQTELWGAYLWANEVLVCFGPAAILVILNGLIVRKFIQLTAKRRKFHAVSDKYRASHIAETSSLTRNRGYREEQHLVILVTAIVLLFFVTTTPSACLLAWHADRPETDVGFQKFRAIANVAEMSNFALNFYVYLGCSTEFRGAVSRILHGHCGDDCREPNHDTPVGEIEDFSRHGTTFRMSPEHTKLNSPGSPSRTVQNIVSGVQEESPAVKE, via the exons ATGCTAACGGGAGTGATTTATGG GCTGCCACTCTGCTGCGAGGCGAACAATACCTCATGGAATTTCAATAACTTGGACgagtttgataaaaatgaagaggaaatcCGGAAAAGATTGTTCTACGTTCAATGGATGGCGTACGGAGTCGTCGCCCCAATTTTTTTAGCAGCTGGAATTTTTGGCAATGTTTTAACCCTCGTCGCCCTATCGAGTTCATCTTTGAGGGGCGTGACGTACGTGTACCTGACGGGACTGGCAGTCGCGGATATCGGAGTCGTTGTTTTTTGGGTGCCGATCG CCGCCAGACTCGGTTATGGGATCAGTGGATACTATCTGGCAGCCGTCTATCACGCGCACGTTGAGCTCGTCGCCGTTAACACCTTCATGGCTGCTAGCGTCTTCATCATGGCTTGCCTCACCGTTGATCGTTACCTCTCGGTATTTTTACCGGGCCGTTTGCGAGGCGGGTATATAAGGAGAAATTCTAACGCCGCAATCGCGGTTTCTTTCTTAGTCGGATTCCTG GTGAGCGTTCCCCTCGGGGCGATGCGTTCGGTCTACGAGCAGCAGGATGGACCGGACGTGATCTTTACCCTGCGTGAAAACACTTTGGTTACTCAGACCGAATTATGGGGTGCTTATCTCTGGGCGAACGAGGTGCTCGTCTGTTTTGGACCGGCTGCGATACTCGTAATACTCAAcggactcattgtcagaaagTTCATTCAGCTAACGGCCAAGAGGAGGAAGTTTCATGCCGTTTCCGACAAATACCGAGCCTCTCACATCGCGGAAACCTCATCGCTCACAAGAAATAGGGGTTACAG GGAGGAACAACACCTCGTGATTCTTGTAACGGCGATAGTGCTACTATTTTTCGTAACTACGACGCCATCGGCTTGTCTACTGGCGTGGCACGCAGATCGTCCGGAAACTGACgttggatttcaaaaattccgaGCTATCGCCAACGTGGCGGAGATGAGCAATTTCGCTTTGAACTTCTACGTCTACCTCGGATGTAGTACGGAATTTCGCGGGGCTGTTTCCAGAATTTTGCAC gGACACTGCGGGGATGACTGCCGCGAACCCAATCATGACACACCGGTAGGTGAAATCGAGGATTTCAGTCGCCACGGAACAACATTTAGGATGTCTCCGGAGCATACGAAATTAAATTCACCTGGATCACCTTCTCGAACCGTTCAAAATATCGTTTCCGGAGTCCAGGAGGAAAGTCCCGCAGTCAAGGAATAG